The following are from one region of the Sandaracinus amylolyticus genome:
- a CDS encoding DUF1501 domain-containing protein: MKKLYEIERMSAVQRRSFLKLLGVALAAPAVPSALRFAANEMAGGTAYAQDREMETIFIEIDLRDQWDQMHVMVPPGIATYGDVRRGETGDGITMFAQQSEIRRTESGVYLTADSYELEPHLDTIAQIDHCEASSGAIHGHEAGNAIRSPGRAEERLAGAMPMFENDPATADGGNMRWYASVPTPASLHNHWAKLADPSLRNGVAFKGLSRSNHTVFHFGGGLPGAELDRIRSRSQLFDAFPAFVEDLNVVPTAEQADALRAVLGRLDQRFLSRRGFVDSVRTGHAQQIDEAREILHVREPRVLSLPLTEEERAFWSEGVPNQMCTEGDTESFECPDDRVKAHIWEQTAYAFKLVNAGVTRTVALEFDYMDLHGFRPELSVRTQAKQISKPLARLITKLKEAGLYERTVIAVYTLDGSRSPKANSYGNDGKNTLILAGGGIRGGYWGDIRLTNEGGHDGFTYHPPDPETGAPTGSFRGIDGRLDSARVWRTVMRAAGVPDAMCDEHAQVQGKAPLGFVLR, from the coding sequence GTGAAGAAGCTCTACGAGATCGAGCGCATGAGCGCGGTGCAGCGGCGCTCGTTCCTGAAGCTCCTCGGCGTCGCGCTCGCCGCGCCCGCGGTGCCGAGCGCGCTGCGCTTCGCCGCGAACGAGATGGCCGGCGGCACCGCGTACGCGCAGGACCGCGAGATGGAGACGATCTTCATCGAGATCGATCTCCGCGATCAGTGGGACCAGATGCACGTGATGGTGCCGCCCGGGATCGCGACCTACGGCGACGTCCGCCGCGGCGAGACCGGCGACGGCATCACGATGTTCGCGCAGCAGAGCGAGATCCGGCGCACCGAGAGCGGCGTGTACCTCACCGCCGACTCGTACGAGCTCGAGCCGCACCTCGACACGATCGCGCAGATCGATCACTGCGAGGCGTCGAGCGGCGCGATCCACGGGCACGAGGCGGGCAACGCGATCCGCTCGCCGGGCCGCGCCGAAGAGCGGCTCGCCGGCGCGATGCCGATGTTCGAGAACGATCCCGCGACCGCCGACGGCGGGAACATGCGCTGGTACGCGAGCGTCCCGACGCCCGCGTCGCTGCACAACCACTGGGCGAAGCTCGCCGATCCCTCGCTGCGCAACGGCGTCGCGTTCAAGGGGCTCTCGCGCTCGAACCACACCGTCTTCCACTTCGGCGGCGGCCTGCCGGGCGCGGAGCTCGATCGCATCCGCTCGCGCTCGCAGCTCTTCGACGCGTTCCCCGCGTTCGTCGAGGACCTCAACGTGGTGCCCACCGCGGAGCAGGCCGACGCGCTGCGCGCGGTGCTCGGTCGCCTCGACCAGCGCTTCCTCTCGCGCCGTGGGTTCGTCGACAGCGTGCGCACCGGTCATGCGCAGCAGATCGACGAGGCGCGCGAGATCCTCCACGTGCGCGAGCCGCGCGTGCTCTCGCTGCCGCTCACCGAGGAAGAGCGCGCGTTCTGGAGCGAGGGCGTGCCCAACCAGATGTGCACCGAGGGCGACACCGAGAGCTTCGAGTGCCCCGACGATCGCGTGAAGGCGCACATCTGGGAGCAGACCGCGTACGCGTTCAAGCTCGTCAACGCGGGCGTGACGCGCACCGTCGCGCTCGAGTTCGACTACATGGATCTGCACGGCTTCCGCCCCGAGCTCTCGGTGCGCACCCAGGCGAAGCAGATCTCGAAGCCGCTCGCGCGCCTGATCACGAAGCTCAAGGAGGCGGGCCTCTACGAGCGCACCGTGATCGCGGTGTACACGCTCGACGGCAGCCGCAGCCCGAAGGCGAACAGCTACGGCAACGACGGCAAGAACACGCTGATCCTCGCGGGCGGCGGCATCCGCGGCGGCTACTGGGGCGACATCCGGCTGACGAACGAGGGCGGGCACGACGGGTTCACCTATCACCCGCCCGATCCCGAGACCGGCGCGCCGACCGGCTCGTTCCGCGGCATCGACGGACGACTCGACAGCGCGCGCGTGTGGCGGACCGTGATGCGCGCGGCGGGCGTGCCCGACGCGATGTGCGACGAGCACGCGCAGGTGCAGGGCAAGGCGCCGCTCGGCTTCGTCCTGCGCTGA
- a CDS encoding cytochrome-c peroxidase, whose product MTNVRRFLLITSALSIAACGSGESASSPTSATPETPPAASAPTTPSPAPSVIEPLPEVQTDARKVALGRRLFHDTRLSGDETLSCATCHSLDNGGAEPRRTSTGIRGQIGPINSPTVLNAGFNFVQFWDGRAADLQAQAAGPVANPIEMGATWEQVTQRLAADAEVTGELAAIYGGEGAAAVTQANITDAIAEYERSLVTPSRFDRFLRGEQSAITDDERHGYETFQQVGCTSCHRGVNVGGTMYQRMGLVRRTYFEDRGTPITEADMGRFNVTHAEADRHMFKVPTLRNVALTAPYLHDGSQQTLDDTVRVMGRYQLGRELEAEQVRVIVAFLNSLTGELPAHARMPTTAPADAPAPTAPEAPATP is encoded by the coding sequence ATGACGAACGTCCGTCGCTTCCTTCTCATCACGAGCGCGCTCTCGATCGCGGCCTGCGGGTCCGGCGAGAGCGCGTCGTCGCCAACGAGCGCGACGCCCGAGACCCCGCCCGCGGCGAGCGCACCGACCACGCCGTCGCCAGCGCCCTCGGTGATCGAGCCGCTGCCCGAGGTGCAGACCGACGCGCGCAAGGTCGCGCTGGGTCGGCGGCTCTTCCACGACACGCGCTTGTCGGGTGACGAGACGCTCTCGTGCGCGACCTGCCACTCGCTCGACAACGGCGGTGCCGAGCCGCGCCGCACCTCGACCGGGATCCGCGGGCAGATCGGCCCGATCAACTCGCCGACCGTGCTCAACGCGGGCTTCAACTTCGTGCAGTTCTGGGATGGTCGCGCCGCGGATCTCCAGGCGCAGGCCGCGGGCCCGGTCGCGAACCCGATCGAGATGGGCGCGACCTGGGAGCAGGTCACGCAGCGTCTCGCTGCGGACGCCGAGGTCACCGGGGAGCTCGCCGCGATCTACGGTGGCGAGGGCGCGGCCGCGGTCACGCAGGCGAACATCACCGACGCGATCGCGGAGTACGAGCGCTCGCTCGTCACGCCCTCGCGCTTCGATCGCTTCCTGCGCGGCGAGCAGAGCGCGATCACCGACGACGAGCGCCACGGCTACGAGACGTTCCAGCAGGTCGGGTGCACGAGCTGCCATCGCGGCGTGAACGTCGGCGGCACGATGTACCAGCGGATGGGCCTGGTGCGCCGCACGTACTTCGAGGATCGCGGCACGCCGATCACCGAGGCGGACATGGGCCGCTTCAACGTCACGCACGCGGAAGCGGATCGGCACATGTTCAAGGTGCCGACGCTGCGCAACGTCGCGCTGACCGCGCCGTATCTCCACGACGGCTCGCAGCAGACGCTCGACGACACGGTGCGCGTGATGGGTCGCTACCAGCTGGGCCGCGAGCTCGAGGCGGAGCAGGTGCGCGTGATCGTCGCGTTCCTGAATTCGCTCACCGGCGAGCTGCCCGCGCATGCGCGGATGCCCACGACGGCGCCCGCGGACGCACCTGCGCCGACCGCGCCCGAGGCGCCGGCGACGCCCTGA